From Desulfotignum phosphitoxidans DSM 13687:
GTGAATTACAAGTTCGGTGATAAGTTCAGCTTAGGTGTCAAATACACCAACCTGTACACAGATTATTCAGATGACGGCCCCGGCCAGGGGGAGGATTCTGTGGAAAACCGGGGCGGGCTCACCTGGCTTTACCGGTTCACTCCCAAAACATCCTTTGACCTGAATTATCAGCTCTGGGAAAGAGACTATGACAAAAACTCCGTGGATTATACCTCCAACCAGCTCATGCTCAATGCCAAACACCAGATCAATTTCCTGACCTTCGGGGCCGGGGTGGGATATCACAATCGTGAATTCGACCGGACCGTTCCCTCCGGAGACATTGATCAGTTTGTATGGAAAGTGTCTGTGCTGGGCCAGAATCCCCCGGATGCTAGAACCGTTCCCAAAAGCTCGATTTATCTGTCTTTCGGCTCCAACCTGAACGATTCAGGAACGGGGGACACCTATTTCACCTCCACGCGCCTGGATGCCCGGCTTACCTACCTGGTCATGGAAAAGATCAATTGCATTATGTCCGGATATTATCAGAACTCCGACTATGAAACCTCTTCCCGTGAGGATGACCGGTGGCTGGTTTCTCTGGGTGCGGACTATTTGATCAACCGTTTCTTTACCGTGGGACTTTCCGGCGGACTGGAAGAAAGGGATTCCAATTTTGTTGGAAAGAGTTTTGACAATGAGTATGTGATGCTCAAAGCGAAATTCAATTATGACCTGGGGTCTAAATAGACCCGGACAGTCGTTGTCAGTAAATTATCAACATATTGTCTAAGCAGAAAAATAATGGTATGAAAGAAGATCTTTATACCATTATTTTTTTGCAATGCTTTATAACACAAATGGAAATATGATGCAGGATTTTTCAAAGTTCAGTTGGGTGGCTTTTCTGGGGCTTTTCGTGTGGCTGGTATGGGTGCCCTGTCCGGAAACGGCCGCATCCGATGATGCCGTGTACCGCCTGGGTGCCGGTGATGTGGTCCGGATATCCATTGTGGCCGGGGGAGAAGAGCAGGTGGCCAAAGAGATGGTGGTGGGGGATACGGGCGATGTCACCGTGCCGTTCATCGGTAAACTGCCGGCAGCCGGTCTCACCATCAATGAACTGGAAAAACAGATCATTCCTCCTTTGGCCAGAGACTTTTTTGTGGACCCCCAGGTGCACTTGCAGATCAAGGAATACCGCAGCCTTCAATTTTTCATTTCCGGGGCCGTCAAAGAACCCGGGGTGTTTTCCCTGGATTTCATGCCCACCATCATGGACCTGATCGCCAAAGCCGGGGGCGTGACCCCGGAGCGGGGCAACCTGGCCTATGTACTCCGGGGCATGAAAGACCCGGTGCGGATGGCCGAAGAACCGGCCATGGAAGAACTGGAGGAGCTGGACGCGGAAGTGCCCACCCAGTCCATCCGGGGCACCAAACCCATTATCGTGGATTTGCAGCGGCTTTTGGATGAAGGCGACATGACGGAAAACATCCGCCTGGCCACGGGAGATACCGTGTATATTCCGCCGGGCACCAAACTGAACCAGGCCGCCACCAAGATCTATGTCCAGGGCGAGGTTAAAAAACCCGGGGTGTTTGATTTTCAACCCGGGATGACGGCCCTGGCCGCCTGCATCATGGCCGGCGGGTTTGACCAGTTTGCCGCCCCCAACCGGGCCCGGATCATCCGGCAGACCGACTCGGAACGTAACGTGATCACCATTGATCTTAAAAAAGTTCAGACCGGGGATGCGCCGGATTTGCCCCTTCAGCCCGGCGACCGGATCCATATTCCTGAATCATGGCTGTAACCCAAGGAGACCCTATGCAAGACACCCCTTCTGAATCTTTTTTTCAGGAAAAAGAAATACATCTGTCCGAGTACCTGATGGTGCTCATGAAACGGCGGACCCTGATCATCCTGGTGTTCATCCTCACGGTGCTGGCCACGGCTTTTTACAGCTATTCCGTGGCACCCGTGTATGAATCTTCGGCCAGACTGATCCTTGACAAGGAAAGTTCCAGTTCCCCCATCACGGGTGAGCGCACGGACTATGAATCCTACCATTCCCAGACCATGACATTCAACACTTCCATCAACATGATCAAATCCACGCCCGTGATCAAAATGGTGATCGATGCCCTGGACCTGGATGCCCGGAAAGGCGGACAGGAAAAAGATCTGGAAATCAACCCTTTCAGAAAGTGGTTGTCCCAACTCAAGGCCAATATCAAACTGCTGATAAAAAAAGATGGACAGGAAGATGGGTTGACACCGGAGGAAACGGAAAATCGGCGGCTCCAGGGGCTGGTGTCTGCCATCAGAAGCAAAATCACGGTGGAGCAGATCAGAGACACCCGGCTGCTCAACATATCCGTCAAAGACAAGGACCCGGAACTGGCAGCAGCCATTGCCAATACCCTGGCAGCCAAATTCATGGAATTCAACCTGGCCAACAAAATGGACGCCTCCAAGCAGACCCTGGCCTGGCTCAACGAAGAGCTGTATGACCTGAGAAAAAAACTGGAAGATGACGAGCAGAAGTTTTTTGACTACAAGCAGGAGAATATGGTGTTTTCCATCGAGGGCAAGCAGAAACTGGCGGAACAGAAAATCCAGGAGTTCAACAATAAATACCTGGAAACCCGCAACAAACGCCTGGAGCTGGACGCCAAGATCAATGAACTGGAAAA
This genomic window contains:
- a CDS encoding SLBB domain-containing protein, yielding MQDFSKFSWVAFLGLFVWLVWVPCPETAASDDAVYRLGAGDVVRISIVAGGEEQVAKEMVVGDTGDVTVPFIGKLPAAGLTINELEKQIIPPLARDFFVDPQVHLQIKEYRSLQFFISGAVKEPGVFSLDFMPTIMDLIAKAGGVTPERGNLAYVLRGMKDPVRMAEEPAMEELEELDAEVPTQSIRGTKPIIVDLQRLLDEGDMTENIRLATGDTVYIPPGTKLNQAATKIYVQGEVKKPGVFDFQPGMTALAACIMAGGFDQFAAPNRARIIRQTDSERNVITIDLKKVQTGDAPDLPLQPGDRIHIPESWL
- a CDS encoding outer membrane beta-barrel protein — its product is MKSFYPYYIIVSVLAALCLVLTGSPAFAQERLLVKPHIQVDWQSDSNFHKAENAEKSVYTYTVKPGINLGYTTGKTLMSLDYSFQRFMYDDQDENMPGQLDADEFDYTAHNAAFRFQSQVSQRVLLGLDNTFIKTRDPASADANDNSVDRYKYTLNRFSPGVNYKFGDKFSLGVKYTNLYTDYSDDGPGQGEDSVENRGGLTWLYRFTPKTSFDLNYQLWERDYDKNSVDYTSNQLMLNAKHQINFLTFGAGVGYHNREFDRTVPSGDIDQFVWKVSVLGQNPPDARTVPKSSIYLSFGSNLNDSGTGDTYFTSTRLDARLTYLVMEKINCIMSGYYQNSDYETSSREDDRWLVSLGADYLINRFFTVGLSGGLEERDSNFVGKSFDNEYVMLKAKFNYDLGSK
- a CDS encoding GumC family protein — protein: MQDTPSESFFQEKEIHLSEYLMVLMKRRTLIILVFILTVLATAFYSYSVAPVYESSARLILDKESSSSPITGERTDYESYHSQTMTFNTSINMIKSTPVIKMVIDALDLDARKGGQEKDLEINPFRKWLSQLKANIKLLIKKDGQEDGLTPEETENRRLQGLVSAIRSKITVEQIRDTRLLNISVKDKDPELAAAIANTLAAKFMEFNLANKMDASKQTLAWLNEELYDLRKKLEDDEQKFFDYKQENMVFSIEGKQKLAEQKIQEFNNKYLETRNKRLELDAKINELEKNLGTLKGVANVRSLINNPIIESIYAKVVDLEIELSRLAKTYKGKHPRIVQTQTELEKTRNSLAQEIAKEKENLKSERKVLFAREKTLESTLAEFEKEALDTSSKELRYTILQRNVDTSRNLYDLMVSRIKESNILQTANTSNIRLVETAQVPVGPVSPNKKRNLLLAMVLGVFFGCGLAFFFEYMDQTVRTEEDIQQHFNLPVLSVIPKADKSVSYGAYH